The following proteins come from a genomic window of Halorussus halophilus:
- a CDS encoding type 1 glutamine amidotransferase domain-containing protein, which translates to MTRALFVVSQEGYWGEECTDPLETLTDAGVDIDVATPTGDEPVVDERSIDPDNVGEETAEHVTEVHESDDRLQNPMPIADADAGEYDAVVFPGGHGTEWDVNQDKHARELLRSVVERDDGGKALVVCHAVGLLAFTRDESGELLVAGRDVTGFPNDWEEGIVDDRDLMPDGRKLPYWVEDEVKAAGGNWDAELDAETSVTVDGDLVTARGPASSHEGATTLLEQLGVERPA; encoded by the coding sequence ATGACACGCGCACTGTTCGTCGTCAGCCAAGAAGGCTACTGGGGAGAGGAATGTACCGACCCGCTGGAAACACTCACCGACGCTGGCGTCGATATCGACGTCGCGACACCGACCGGAGACGAACCGGTCGTAGACGAGCGGTCTATCGACCCCGACAACGTCGGCGAGGAGACGGCCGAGCACGTCACAGAGGTTCACGAGAGCGACGACCGACTCCAAAATCCGATGCCGATAGCCGACGCAGACGCCGGGGAGTACGACGCAGTCGTCTTCCCCGGTGGTCACGGCACTGAGTGGGACGTCAACCAAGACAAACACGCCCGCGAGTTGTTGCGGTCGGTCGTCGAACGCGACGACGGTGGAAAGGCGCTGGTCGTTTGCCACGCAGTCGGACTGCTCGCGTTCACCCGCGACGAGAGCGGCGAGTTGCTCGTCGCCGGGAGAGACGTGACCGGCTTCCCCAACGACTGGGAAGAGGGCATCGTGGACGACCGCGACCTGATGCCCGACGGTCGGAAGCTACCGTACTGGGTCGAAGACGAGGTGAAAGCCGCAGGTGGGAACTGGGACGCAGAACTCGACGCCGAGACGAGTGTTACAGTCGATGGCGACCTCGTTACAGCGCGGGGTCCCGCATCCTCCCACGAGGGTGCGACGACGCTGTTGGAGCAGTTGGGCGTGGAACGTCCCGCCTAA
- a CDS encoding ABC transporter substrate-binding protein, giving the protein MPDRRNRSDDTAKGRRNFLKASGAGAVALSLAGCSGGGNQDTTTSDETTSGDGTTTEDVNTVEEGNAERGGTFTYGLPEKPDTPNVLMSSSVYGALPLWRIYETGATLEPVNFEVKPWVFTDWKVENADSADSKPDVYFNVREGLKWNDGEDFTKEDVKFTYQYLIDNEPGQYASAIGPMESISEASNDWDFHLKLTQPVSTFELDQFGLPLLPKHKWEGKNYKQYEPTKNDGPVGLGPGRLTKYQPDTAIQITFDHDNYYDTLSQLQWRKDHKQILAGGPFLEKLNFKVYGSQTAMTQAFMQGDIDTHYGSMKTSKIPDVKKAEGKSLVKGYDSGFSYFGFNLRRKPLDDVALRQAMSMLFDDYYWVEQLMGGYVIEGDYAQSPGYAGVRPEKVFGGELSTDPATEAFSYRGNDDGTPKIETIRKFLTDGSVIDGSQGTFAGKDFPGTLSGVKASQSEAKHEYSFGPVKTSFLKNKEHADKELRVNGKTIPEIMDGDPLVMFIDPPKDTPKEAKAIKRWTKHLQTLGIPIKTQAVDFNTMVAKVYVEEDFDIYPMGWGGTGPFGSSLYAFFHSSQADDLSDGNEDSQLYNSPGYGLHGGSSDELLSTARTTMDPKERNTATAKAIEKIYLDCPYMLMDYSKQRWPVNSSKFAGFVENIVDPAYAYFGTEINNIHLKQ; this is encoded by the coding sequence ATGCCAGACCGGCGCAACCGATCGGATGACACGGCAAAAGGTCGACGCAACTTCCTGAAGGCGAGCGGTGCTGGTGCAGTTGCACTCTCTCTTGCTGGCTGTAGTGGCGGCGGAAACCAAGATACCACAACCAGTGACGAGACGACCAGCGGAGACGGTACGACGACCGAAGACGTCAACACAGTCGAAGAAGGAAACGCTGAACGTGGCGGTACGTTCACGTACGGACTGCCCGAGAAACCGGACACCCCGAACGTCCTCATGTCGAGTTCGGTGTACGGCGCACTTCCACTGTGGCGCATCTACGAGACTGGTGCGACCCTCGAACCGGTCAACTTCGAGGTCAAACCGTGGGTGTTCACGGACTGGAAAGTCGAGAACGCCGACAGTGCAGACTCGAAACCCGACGTTTACTTCAACGTCCGAGAAGGTCTGAAGTGGAACGACGGAGAGGACTTCACGAAAGAGGACGTGAAGTTCACGTACCAGTATCTCATCGACAACGAGCCGGGGCAGTACGCTTCGGCCATCGGTCCGATGGAGAGCATCAGTGAAGCGTCCAACGACTGGGACTTCCACCTGAAGCTCACTCAGCCCGTCTCCACGTTCGAACTGGACCAGTTCGGTCTCCCGCTACTCCCCAAGCACAAGTGGGAGGGTAAGAACTACAAGCAGTACGAGCCGACGAAGAACGATGGTCCTGTCGGACTCGGCCCGGGTCGGCTGACGAAGTACCAGCCCGACACGGCGATTCAGATTACGTTCGACCACGACAACTACTACGACACACTCTCGCAGCTACAGTGGCGCAAAGACCACAAGCAGATCCTCGCGGGCGGTCCGTTCCTCGAAAAGCTGAACTTCAAGGTGTACGGTAGCCAGACTGCGATGACCCAGGCGTTCATGCAGGGCGACATCGACACCCACTACGGCTCGATGAAGACCTCGAAGATTCCGGACGTCAAGAAGGCAGAGGGCAAGAGCCTCGTCAAAGGCTACGACAGCGGGTTCTCCTACTTCGGATTCAACCTCCGTCGCAAGCCACTCGACGACGTCGCACTCCGACAGGCAATGAGTATGCTGTTCGACGACTACTACTGGGTCGAACAGCTCATGGGCGGCTACGTCATCGAAGGCGACTACGCCCAATCGCCCGGTTACGCCGGTGTCCGACCCGAGAAGGTGTTCGGCGGCGAACTATCGACCGACCCCGCCACGGAAGCGTTCTCCTACCGTGGCAACGACGACGGGACGCCGAAGATCGAGACTATCCGCAAGTTCCTGACCGACGGGAGCGTCATCGACGGGTCGCAGGGCACCTTCGCCGGGAAAGACTTCCCCGGTACGCTCTCGGGCGTCAAGGCGAGTCAGTCCGAAGCGAAGCACGAGTACAGCTTCGGTCCGGTGAAGACCTCGTTCCTCAAGAACAAGGAACACGCCGACAAGGAGCTTCGCGTCAACGGGAAGACCATCCCGGAGATCATGGACGGCGACCCGCTCGTGATGTTCATCGACCCGCCGAAGGACACGCCGAAGGAGGCCAAGGCCATCAAGCGATGGACCAAGCACCTCCAGACGCTCGGCATTCCGATCAAGACCCAGGCTGTGGACTTCAACACGATGGTCGCGAAGGTCTACGTCGAGGAAGACTTCGACATCTACCCGATGGGCTGGGGCGGCACCGGTCCGTTCGGGAGTTCGCTCTACGCGTTCTTCCACTCCTCGCAGGCCGACGACCTCTCGGACGGCAACGAAGACAGCCAGCTGTACAACTCGCCGGGATACGGCCTCCACGGCGGCAGTTCCGACGAACTGCTCTCGACGGCCCGAACCACGATGGACCCCAAGGAGCGTAACACGGCCACGGCGAAGGCAATCGAGAAGATCTACCTCGACTGCCCGTACATGCTGATGGACTACTCCAAGCAGCGCTGGCCGGTCAACAGTTCGAAGTTCGCTGGCTTCGTCGAGAACATCGTCGACCCGGCGTACGCGTACTTCGGCACGGAAATCAACAACATCCACCTGAAGCAGTAA
- a CDS encoding ABC transporter permease: MTRISARYLAKRVVVSYLTLLVIMSLLFVLIRSMPGSFIQSMITPDLDPADIQRLRETWGLNEPLWQQYVDFMTNYQTGNFGRSPTEKEPVWDIIARRFPRTLVLFGAIFISGYIIGPIMGMYLGWWRGTTRDKAIFSGSLLAYSMPVFWISWLFIWAFNYKLGWLPSSFMFTKFPTEVYGPGFEWTAVTLITDLLKHLALPLISTVFVGWVGSMLIMRPSMNNVTSEDYVFLAQAKGLSERTVMMKHAARNALIPVATQAIVGLAFLLDGSVIIENVFSWPGLGDVIVGAVLSRDYPITQAAFFMLAVLIIVMRLVTDIVYTYLDPRIKFGGDS; encoded by the coding sequence ATGACGCGAATCAGCGCACGATATCTGGCCAAGCGAGTGGTCGTCTCGTACTTGACCCTACTGGTCATCATGTCGCTGCTGTTCGTCCTCATCCGGAGCATGCCGGGGTCGTTCATCCAGTCGATGATAACCCCGGACCTCGACCCGGCTGACATCCAGCGACTACGGGAGACCTGGGGTCTCAACGAACCACTGTGGCAGCAGTACGTCGATTTCATGACGAACTACCAGACGGGGAACTTCGGTCGGTCCCCGACTGAGAAAGAGCCAGTGTGGGACATCATCGCACGACGGTTCCCACGAACGCTCGTCCTGTTCGGAGCCATCTTCATCTCGGGATATATCATCGGCCCCATCATGGGGATGTACCTCGGTTGGTGGCGGGGCACGACGAGAGACAAGGCCATCTTCAGCGGGAGTCTGCTGGCGTACTCGATGCCGGTGTTCTGGATCTCGTGGTTGTTCATCTGGGCCTTCAACTACAAGCTCGGCTGGCTTCCGAGTAGTTTCATGTTCACGAAGTTCCCGACGGAAGTCTACGGACCGGGATTCGAGTGGACTGCGGTGACGCTCATAACTGACCTACTCAAACACCTCGCGCTACCGCTCATCAGCACGGTGTTCGTCGGTTGGGTGGGTTCGATGCTCATCATGCGCCCGTCGATGAACAACGTCACGAGCGAGGACTACGTGTTCCTCGCGCAAGCGAAGGGCCTCAGCGAGCGGACAGTCATGATGAAACACGCGGCACGGAACGCGCTGATTCCGGTGGCGACGCAAGCTATCGTCGGACTCGCGTTCCTGCTTGACGGGAGCGTCATCATCGAGAACGTGTTCAGTTGGCCGGGGCTCGGCGACGTCATCGTCGGAGCCGTCCTGTCACGTGACTATCCGATTACGCAGGCGGCGTTCTTCATGCTCGCCGTCCTCATCATCGTGATGCGACTGGTGACGGACATCGTCTACACGTATCTCGACCCGCGCATCAAGTTCGGAGGTGACTCCTAA
- a CDS encoding ABC transporter permease: MSTQSENASQVDSLKERWRPRIERVRRGWDRYTEHSMGIVGLIILFIFSLWALFPSWFAPHSLNWVAFLGEEPGRLTGEQVQQLPYPPAFGDPFFAPLGTNSSGEGILTLLVYSARDAMYIGLAAGILSSLVGVPLGLISGFYGDTWIDETIQRIVDVMYGLPFLPFLIVLVAIRGISTTNIIIGIAVTSWLNNCILIRGETLSLKERAYVDSAKVAGASDTRIVFRHIMPNVVPLAFVYLAQDAAAAILAQASLAYLGLADFTANSWGLMLQNIQSEGYVFEASWWLIPPGICIMLIAAAFYFIGFSMEDVTNPQEDG, from the coding sequence ATGTCGACGCAATCTGAAAACGCCTCGCAAGTGGACTCGCTAAAAGAACGGTGGCGGCCTCGCATCGAGCGAGTTCGCCGTGGTTGGGACCGATACACCGAACACAGTATGGGTATCGTCGGTCTCATCATCCTGTTCATCTTCAGTCTCTGGGCACTGTTCCCGTCGTGGTTCGCGCCGCACTCGCTGAACTGGGTCGCGTTCCTCGGCGAAGAGCCGGGACGGCTGACGGGCGAACAGGTCCAACAACTGCCCTATCCACCTGCTTTCGGCGACCCGTTCTTCGCACCGCTCGGGACGAACTCGTCCGGCGAGGGCATCCTGACCCTGCTGGTCTACTCGGCGCGCGACGCGATGTACATCGGACTCGCAGCAGGTATCCTGTCGAGTCTCGTCGGCGTTCCGCTGGGACTCATCAGTGGCTTCTACGGCGACACGTGGATAGACGAGACTATCCAGCGTATCGTCGACGTGATGTACGGCCTGCCGTTCCTGCCGTTCCTCATCGTGCTGGTCGCCATCCGCGGCATCAGCACGACGAACATCATCATCGGCATCGCCGTGACCTCGTGGCTCAACAACTGCATCCTCATCCGCGGCGAGACGCTCTCGCTGAAAGAGCGCGCCTACGTTGACTCTGCGAAGGTCGCGGGCGCGAGCGACACGCGAATCGTGTTCCGGCACATCATGCCGAACGTCGTGCCGCTGGCGTTCGTCTATCTCGCACAGGACGCGGCGGCGGCGATTCTCGCCCAAGCATCGCTCGCATACCTCGGGTTGGCCGACTTCACGGCGAACTCGTGGGGACTGATGCTCCAGAACATCCAATCTGAAGGGTACGTCTTCGAGGCCTCGTGGTGGCTCATCCCACCGGGCATCTGCATCATGCTCATCGCGGCCGCGTTCTACTTCATCGGCTTCTCGATGGAGGACGTGACGAACCCACAGGAGGACGGCTAA
- a CDS encoding ABC transporter ATP-binding protein, producing MALFEVNDLSVRYDAGDAQVHAVDGVSFSVDPGETFGLVGESGCGKTTLGKSLLHLLDSNGYVESGEVWFDGTLPRWEDENGNARREIIDDDQYPVRSDGMTDITELDDQDIRDIRWRNIALIPQSAMNALNPVYRVGDQITEAILRHEPMTTEEEADARARDLLERVGIEPERADDYAHEYSGGMKQRAVIAMAMACNPDLLIADEPTTALDVIIQDRILDEIEALQEEFGVSILVISHDISVMAEICDKLGVMYGGKMMESGPKEEVLENSANPYTLGLKNSFPTVKQEQKRLVSIPGSPPTLLDPDSGCRFADRCPFVTDECHTAHPPMFDVDSAERGTRSESSDRMEHRSACYQIDDLEQMRTDAVKEEIWTETQTH from the coding sequence ATGGCACTATTCGAAGTCAACGACCTCTCGGTTCGATACGACGCTGGCGACGCGCAAGTTCACGCCGTCGATGGCGTCAGTTTCAGCGTCGATCCCGGCGAGACGTTCGGCCTCGTCGGCGAATCTGGCTGCGGGAAGACGACCCTCGGCAAGTCACTGCTCCACCTGCTCGACTCGAACGGCTACGTCGAGAGTGGCGAAGTCTGGTTCGACGGAACGCTCCCGCGCTGGGAGGACGAGAACGGCAACGCCCGCCGGGAGATAATCGACGACGACCAGTACCCCGTCCGTAGCGACGGGATGACCGACATCACCGAACTCGACGACCAAGACATTCGAGACATTCGCTGGCGCAACATCGCGCTCATCCCACAGAGTGCGATGAACGCGCTCAACCCGGTCTACAGAGTCGGCGACCAGATTACGGAAGCGATTCTCCGCCACGAGCCAATGACGACGGAAGAGGAAGCCGACGCACGGGCTCGGGACCTGCTCGAACGAGTGGGCATCGAACCGGAGCGGGCGGACGACTACGCCCACGAGTACTCCGGCGGGATGAAACAGCGTGCAGTCATCGCCATGGCGATGGCGTGCAATCCGGACCTGCTTATCGCCGACGAACCGACGACTGCGCTGGACGTCATCATCCAAGACCGCATCCTCGACGAAATCGAGGCACTACAGGAAGAGTTCGGCGTCTCCATCCTCGTCATCAGCCACGACATCAGCGTCATGGCCGAGATTTGCGACAAACTCGGCGTGATGTACGGCGGCAAGATGATGGAGAGCGGTCCGAAGGAAGAAGTGCTGGAGAACTCGGCGAACCCCTACACGCTCGGGCTGAAGAACTCGTTCCCGACGGTCAAACAGGAACAGAAGCGACTCGTCTCGATTCCGGGGTCACCGCCGACGCTACTCGACCCGGACTCGGGTTGTCGGTTCGCCGACCGATGTCCGTTCGTCACCGACGAATGTCACACCGCACACCCGCCGATGTTCGACGTCGACTCGGCCGAGCGTGGGACGCGCAGTGAATCGTCCGACCGGATGGAGCATCGCTCGGCGTGTTACCAGATCGACGACCTCGAACAGATGCGAACTGACGCTGTCAAGGAGGAAATATGGACGGAAACGCAGACACACTGA